The segment catcacaaagacttgctgtcttggtcacagatgcgccagcaagacgtcacccataatgttgtgtgcattgcaatattttgagcaaaactgtgctcttaccctgctaattgaaccttcacactctgctcttactggtgcaatgtgcaattaatgaagaatggccaccagactggtccaatttagccatgaaacctcccacactaaaatgacaggtgtttcagttattttgtccaacccctgtatatggcAGCTCATTCATGATATGTAATACATTTGTTCTGGCCAGGGActctgggaaacactggactcAAGTGGGGAAACACCTAGAACCCAGTGTATACATTCCTACACTCATGCCATGCACTGACTCACTTACTAACTAGGGGCCATTTAAAATGCCAGTTCctttactggcatgttttagaAGGTGAGGGGAAATAAAAGTACCTAAAGAAAACTTCAACAGATATGGTGTAAACATGCCAAATGTGGATGAATCACCAGACCTATGAGCTGTGAGGTATTATCACTTGAATATaatattgaaaaatgcattaaaatgtattagtCCCTAATGGATCAATTACAAATCATTAACATATTatcttattattagtattattattagaatattttgtctcatttgtccACCTGCTGGCATATTTTGgagggtgggaggaaacccacatgtaAATATGCCAAACTCTAGGAACTAACCAGTGGCAGTGATTAAACATATGACCCTGAAGCTATTTGCTGTGCCACTCTGTTATTTTAAGATGTTtatatgaaaagaaaaaaaaaatatatatatttaacttaatatttaaatgttctTATTCTATGAGGAGTGATTGTAACACATTTTTATAGACTCAagtttactgtgtttttttaaatgatgctgggtcaaagatatttatatatatacattattattaattgggTATTGTGGAAAGTTATGTAAATTTGGCTACAGCTGGTATGTTTAcaattaatattactactaatagggctagtttgacagcATCATAGTTTGACAAAGTACATAGAACTGTGGTCATTCACTTTATGCTTTGTCTGCATGGTCTAatgcagaggtcactaacaggcggaccgcggtccgggtccggacccagaagctgtcccatacggacccggacctatagccaaaacagaaagttattatttgaaacctgacggagcgcttctattttaaccggcgcagcttttgtagtctttacggtagcggtttagcggatgagaaccaatcacgtgacaccactcagccaatcaagtctgtgcattccagccggtaaacactgcgactgcagtgcagacagttgagagagttagaggcgagttacatgtgaaaagacggtggaaagaaaaagaaagatagcgaatgtagaaaaaacgaagggagagatacagacaactgtgcaggagaaaattgagaaaaagacgagtgagacaggagacaaatggcgctctccaaaaaagaaacgtgtacagcgaaaatacagcatttaatccgtgatggagagactcatttctgttcttacttcccactggagcacaatttatttttattttctcttaatttgataagagaaaggttttataaggtggggcggtccgggtcctctctgtgtgtgcatgttctccccgtgtccgcatgggtttccttcagtgctccggtttcctcccacagtccaaaaacatgcaagtgaggtgtattggagatactaaattgtccatgactgtgttcgatataaccttgtgacctgatgaatcttgtgtaatgagtaaccaccgttcctgtcatgaatgtaaccaaagtgtaaaacatgacgttaaaatcctaataaataaacagacatttgatttgacagttattgataacatgcagatgttgatacaactactaggctacattatactatattgtatatatgttatagtggttaaggtactggactaataaacagaaggttgccggttcaagccccaccaccaccaagttgccactgttgggtccctgagcaaggcccttaacactcaattgctcattgtgttctgctcattgtgtaagtcgctttgaataaaagcgtctgctaaatgctgaaaatgtaaatgtaaatatcaatatatatatatagttaaacattccggacctttgcttcaagaaattttctctaactggacccctttaaattttagttgaatacccctggtcTAATGTAATCAATAAACCACCAAAAAACAGATCTGTGATGAATAAGAAGCTTCTTAACCATGGGCTATACTGTCTACACATCAGCAAATGAAGCCACTGCTGCAAAATCACCACCTTAAAGCTTAACTAAAGTTCATTGTAAAACCAAAAGCAGGATcacttgctttcttcttgcatGGCAGCCACTAAGCCAGTGGTGATGTTAAGCTTTCTTGACAGCTTTTAGTTTATAACAGACCTATTTTTGTTAAGTCTTGGGCAACATCTGGCCTTACATATGAATTTTCCTTAATAAGGAGATAAGTACATGTTCCAATCACTTAGTCACAGAAACAGAACTCTCTTTGGTTCTATACAACAACCATAGAAATGTCAAGACTGCCATGAAATACATTGGTTCTACACAACATTCATTACTATTGTTTATCATTTTCTTAGGTTTTTGGGATATGGGTTGACACAAGGCATCTGTTTATATAAAAGGACTGTTTATATATAATGGCCAAACATTAATTTactaattgtctgttttaccaccactttatcctattcagggtcacggtaggCACAAGGagacaccccagacaggtcaccagtccatcacaaggcacagtcataatattgttttgttaataatatttaattaattattttaattgtactgtaatattttatttatttaatatttatgacAAACCATGACTTGTGACAttgataaaactaattctaATACACAATCTGATATAGAATGCATTTCATATCCATATACAACTTAAAATGCTTATCTTTAGACCAAAAAGGATCTGCTATTGGTTTAATTATCCGACATTTCCAAACCATTGCATATATCTCATGTGGCTCGGTTTaacagtaaacaaacaaaaaaacaatgagCTGATGTGGtgtgaattattattttttcgatTCGTTTCTGGTCACAGTACAGATCCTTCCTAATCCATCTCTGTTAGCTCTTCTGGTGCGAGCAGCCGCTTGCCTGGATGTTGCCGCTTCTCTTCCAAGCGACTTTGCTTCACATCATTGAGCAGCTGGAGCAGAAGACTGACTTTACTGCATCCCAGTACATCACACGGGCCCCCGTTAGAGGACACATCCGTTCCTGTCGCGTCCCAGAACCTTTTACCGGGGTGCTGCCGTTTATCCAGTTCCAGCAAGTCCACTACACTGTCTGGTCCTTCCTCTAACGCGCGTCTGCCGGGATGCTGACGCTTATCAAAGCCCGTGTACCGTCTGCCCGGGTGCTGGCGCTTGGAGAGCTCGTTTAAAAGCTCGTTTTGCATGGACATCTGTCCCTCCAGTGCTGAGCGCTTGCCTGGATGTTGTCTTCTTTGGACCTCAATGAAAAAGTCATCATAGTCTCCGCGTTTCCCAGGATGCTGCCGCTTTTGGAAATCTGCGTAATCTTCTTCGTAATCTTCCTCATCGCGCTTGCCGGGATGCTGCCGTTTGCCCGGGTGCTGTCTCTTCTCCAGCCAGTCTGCTTGCaccataaaaaaataagaacagTCAAGTCAAATcaactcaaagcaactttacagaatccaggaccaacagacaaaaaacacacaatacCTGAAGTACATGAGACGTGGGGAAAGGAACTACGATGTGTGATTTTGCACAATTTGATGAAACTGTGCACCAAAAGCAAGAGAATTTcccatttttatattaataaaaatttgaATATTCAACTCTGTCAActcattaaatattaataaatttatttattacgattttaacgtcatgcttctgttttacacactttggttacattcatgacagaaacaatagttactcattacacaaggttcatcagtacacaagttttaatgtcaaacacagtcatggacaatttagtatctccaattcacctcacttgcatgtctttggactgtgggaggaaaccggagcaccaggaggaaacccacgcagacacggggagaacatgcacacagatcTTGTTTGTTTTAACTGCCCTGTGTGCAATAGATGGAAAAATGATGGAAAAATCAATAGGGGATATAGATGGGTCCAGCTCAAAAAACATACAGTGCTAGGGGGTAATACACACCAAGAACATTGGGGGGACCAAATCTACCAGGATGGGACGGGAGGGGGCTCTGAAACATCTACTGGGATTGGAGGGACTGTAAAACCTtccatatcaacaactgattGGAACACTGATAAATCCTAACATTACACAGTAGTGATtggaatatgtttattaataattttacatCAGTTAAAATACATGCGCATATCTGAATATGGGGGGCATGTCCTCCccagtttatactgtatttacgGACTTGATTCACACCATCTcatcacacacttactcatttacAGACAGTAGCCAATCTGCAAGAAACCGGAGTGCCAGAGGAAATCAACAAAAACCCAGAGTCACTGAGAGAACATGGGAAACAGCACACAATGAAAGGATGCTATATGGAATGGAAACCAAGTCCCTGACTGCACTACACATCCTGATCCAGACATGTAAGCTATAGTTTTCATACATGTACATAAGGTTAGCATGTTCCTTCCCTCAATCTCAGTGTATCaatgttatttaattttatttgtattatatgCGTGTAAAAAACACACTACAAACT is part of the Trichomycterus rosablanca isolate fTriRos1 chromosome 7, fTriRos1.hap1, whole genome shotgun sequence genome and harbors:
- the trh gene encoding pro-thyrotropin-releasing hormone isoform X2, encoding MKAVCLLILASATVFSMTAIQCQNIPSDSGGESPTLDEVLQRTENQLLQSILQKTEDDENANDWLEKRQHPGKRQHPGKRDEEDYEEDYADFQKRQHPGKRGDYDDFFIEVQRRQHPGKRSALEGQMSMQNELLNELSKRQHPGRRYTGFDKRQHPGRRALEEGPDSVVDLLELDKRQHPGKRFWDATGTDVSSNGGPCDVLGCSKVSLLLQLLNDVKQSRLEEKRQHPGKRLLAPEELTEMD
- the trh gene encoding pro-thyrotropin-releasing hormone isoform X1 translates to MKAVCLLILASATVFSMTAIQCQNIPSDSGGESPTLDEVLQRTENQLLQSILQKTEDDENANADWLEKRQHPGKRQHPGKRDEEDYEEDYADFQKRQHPGKRGDYDDFFIEVQRRQHPGKRSALEGQMSMQNELLNELSKRQHPGRRYTGFDKRQHPGRRALEEGPDSVVDLLELDKRQHPGKRFWDATGTDVSSNGGPCDVLGCSKVSLLLQLLNDVKQSRLEEKRQHPGKRLLAPEELTEMD